A genomic region of Bdellovibrionales bacterium contains the following coding sequences:
- a CDS encoding LysR family transcriptional regulator — protein sequence MSPFSNEIEYVLILAQTLNISRAAELSGIKQSGLSKALMKVEGRLEVKLFSRSKSGLQLTHEGLRVIKLLSDLKSNWDTAWRASNRDDFIGTVKIGCHTSIAQSSFSNFFSDLVENHPGVNMDLTFDRSLAVTRKVINSEIDLGLVISPQRHPELVISLLRRETVGVWKSQKSKKSMNLVYYNPEMIDIYSYLRAFAGYKLVPISDYVTISAILRESRGYGILPSCTAEIMGDLKLEKELKATQLNLVYRKDRSYNKTLQAVIRIIKDGFQP from the coding sequence ATGTCTCCATTTTCTAACGAAATTGAATATGTTCTGATACTCGCTCAAACTCTGAATATTTCGCGGGCCGCTGAATTGTCTGGAATCAAACAATCTGGACTATCGAAGGCGCTCATGAAGGTTGAGGGACGGCTTGAAGTCAAACTTTTTTCGCGCAGCAAGAGCGGTCTTCAGCTTACTCATGAAGGGCTTCGCGTGATTAAATTATTGTCTGATCTGAAGAGCAATTGGGATACAGCTTGGCGGGCTTCAAATCGGGATGATTTTATCGGGACGGTAAAAATTGGCTGTCATACGTCGATTGCACAGAGTTCCTTTTCAAACTTCTTTTCAGATCTTGTCGAAAATCATCCCGGTGTAAATATGGATCTGACTTTTGATCGTTCTTTGGCTGTAACGAGGAAAGTCATTAATTCCGAGATTGATTTGGGACTCGTCATCAGTCCGCAACGACATCCTGAGCTTGTTATCTCTCTGCTTCGCCGCGAAACCGTCGGTGTTTGGAAAAGTCAGAAATCCAAGAAATCAATGAATCTGGTTTATTATAATCCAGAGATGATCGACATCTATTCGTACTTACGAGCGTTTGCAGGGTATAAGTTGGTTCCTATTTCAGATTACGTCACGATATCAGCGATTTTAAGAGAGAGCCGCGGTTATGGCATATTGCCTTCATGTACAGCCGAGATCATGGGCGATCTGAAGCTGGAAAAGGAACTGAAAGCAACACAACTCAATTTGGTCTACAGAAAGGACCGGTCTTATAACAAAACATTACAAGCAGTCATACGCATTATTAAGGACGGATTTCAACCTTAA